The genomic window CCGCGTTCTATACGACGAATTAAAGATCCTTTAGCATAGCTCTCGCTCTCTCCAAATCCTCAGCCGTATCAATCCCGATTCCAACATGAGTCGTTTCGACCATTTTGATACGTTTTCCAAACTCTAAATAGCGTAATTGCTCTAACTTCTCAGAAGCTTCCAAAGATTTCATTGGAAGACTGTAAAAGTCCAATAACGCCTGTTTTCTAAAAGCATAAATTCCGATATGCTGAAAATACCTTACTCCAACATTTTTCTCTCTCGGATACGGAACTACAGAGCGTGAAAAATACAATGCAAACTGTGACTGATCAACCACCACTTTTACATTATTCGGATTATTAATTTCATCTTCGTTTGTAATTTCTCGCATTAACGAAGCCAAGTCAATCTTTCTATCTGGATCATTTTTAAAAACCGATAAAACTTGCGCTAAAGGTTCTGCTTCAGTAAAAGGCTCATCACCTTGGACATTTACCACAATATCAACATCGAGATCTGCAATAGCCTCAGCAATTCGATCACTACCTGATTCATGTTCTTTGATACTCATAATGGCTTTTCCTCCATTCGAGACAATTTCATCAAAAATCAAATCAGAATCAGTTACTACAAAAACATCATCAAACAATGCTGTCGAAACTGCTGCTTCATAGGTTCTCAGAATTACTGTTTTGCCACCTAAATCCTGCATTAATTTTGCTGGAAAACGTGTTGATGCATATCTGGCTGGAATTACCGCTATTATTTTCATTCTTATATTTTACTGAGTTTAAAAAACTCAAAATTTAATAATTTAATTTTCACTGCTTTTAAGTGTTTGCAAATATGCAAAAATTACTTTTAAATTCTCTGTTTTCTATTTCTGTAAAAGATGAAAATCATGTTCAAGAATATTAAGACGAAAAATTAAACCGAAACTGTAACCCGAAGATAAGTTGCTGGAATTAATGTAGAATTGTCATTACTTTGGTTTTGGCTATTAACTAATCCTTCAAGTTTAGCATACAAATCCGAAGTCTTTCCATTTTGTTCGGCAGCTTCAAAAGCATTCATCGTTGGACCATAGTAAGTTTTTAATCGATTTAGCCACTCCGAAGGTGGGAATGATGCTTTAAATGTAAAGGTATCTCTCTCAAAAGAAATACTTTCTTTAGGAACACCCGCATTTGTGAATCTTTCGATTACGTTATCCTCAATACCCCAAAGCATTGGACTTACAAAACCTTCCGGAGGCGGAGGTGTAAATTCAGCACTAAT from Flavobacterium sp. KACC 22763 includes these protein-coding regions:
- the kdsB gene encoding 3-deoxy-manno-octulosonate cytidylyltransferase, which produces MKIIAVIPARYASTRFPAKLMQDLGGKTVILRTYEAAVSTALFDDVFVVTDSDLIFDEIVSNGGKAIMSIKEHESGSDRIAEAIADLDVDIVVNVQGDEPFTEAEPLAQVLSVFKNDPDRKIDLASLMREITNEDEINNPNNVKVVVDQSQFALYFSRSVVPYPREKNVGVRYFQHIGIYAFRKQALLDFYSLPMKSLEASEKLEQLRYLEFGKRIKMVETTHVGIGIDTAEDLERARAMLKDL